Proteins found in one Stigmatopora nigra isolate UIUO_SnigA chromosome 15, RoL_Snig_1.1, whole genome shotgun sequence genomic segment:
- the syt5a gene encoding synaptotagmin Va isoform X1 has translation MGRLKEKGRDRELWDISLVNIVGLELNTYGCIIPLILKELRKERAMMRLLNMVGTRVRRAAEEESKEPPAPPPPSHHSNHQFASMKNKFFNELTHLPNHKLNLPMWAVGAIVVVVLTLIACMGFCIYKKCFNKGKKTKKVRERKAGRGRKKKDKDGEDGEEKKEGEEGKEEEEKENFGKLEYTLDYNFTDNQLIVGILQAQDLAAMDMGGTSDPYVKVYMLPDKKKKFETKVQRKNLCPVFNETFIFKVPYTELGGQTLVLQVFDFDRFGKHDVIGEIKIPMNSVDLAQPIHEWKDLIGGEKEEQEKLGDICISLRYVPTAGKLTVNIMEAKNLKKMDVGGLSDPFVKVVLQHNGKRLKKKKTSVKQNTLNPYFNESFSFEIPFSQIQKVQVIITVYDYDKLGSNDPIGKCWIGYGASGVGLRHWSDMLANPRRPVAQWHVLQPEEEVDAALKAPIR, from the exons ATGGGGAGATTAAAAGAGAAGGGGAGGGACAGAGAGTTGTGGGACATCTCTTTAGTCAACATTGTTGGGTTGGAGCTCAATACATATGGATGCATTATACCATTAATCTTGAAAGAACTGAGAAAAGAAAG AGCAATGATGCGATTGCTCAACATGGTGGGCACACGAGTCCGCAGGGCAGCGGAGGAGGAAAGCAAGGAGCCCCCGGCACCCCCACCTCCCTCACATCATTCTAACCATCAGTTTGCAAGCATGAAGAACAAGTTTTTCAATGAACTCACTCACTTGCCCA ACCATAAACTCAATT TGCCCATGTGGGCAGTTGGTGCCATTGTGGTGGTTGTCCTCACCCTCATTGCCTGCATGGGATTTTGCATCTACAAAAAGTGCTTCAACAAAGGTAAGAAGACCAAGAAGGTTAGAGAAAGAAAAGCTGGTCGAGGACGCAAGAAGAAGGACAAGGATGGAGAGGATGGAGAAGAAAAGAAG GAAGGAGAAGAAggaaaagaagaggaggagaaagaaaacTTTGGCAAATTGGAGTACACGTTGGACTATAATTTCACTGATAATCAG CTGATAGTAGGCATCCTGCAGGCTCAGGATTTGGCAGCAATGGACATGGGTGGAACTTCAGACCCGTACGTTAAAGTATACATGCTgccagacaaaaagaaaaagtttgagACCAAAGTCCAGAGAAAGAACCTCTGTCCTGTTTTTAATGAGACCTTCATCTTCAAG GTACCTTACACAGAATTGGGTGGTCAGACACTGGTGCTTCAAGTTTTTGACTTTGACCGCTTTGGCAAACATGATGTCATTGGTGAGATCAAAATTCCCATGAACAGTGTGGACCTCGCGCAACCCATACACGAATGGAAAGATTTAATTGGAGGAGAAAAAGAGGAG CAAGAGAAGCTAGGAGACATCTGCATTTCGCTCCGCTACGTCCCCACAGCTGGCAAGTTAACCGTGAACATCATGGAAGCGAAGAACTTGAAAAAGATGGATGTTGGCGGCTTGTCTG ATCCCTTTGTGAAAGTGGTGTTGCAGCACAATGGAAAGcgcctgaagaagaagaagacgtcAGTGAAACAAAACACACTAAATCCATACTTCAATGAGAGCTTTAGCTTTGAGATTCCCTTCTCTCAGATTCAG AAAGTTCAGGTGATCATCACAGTGTACGACTACGACAAACTAGGAAGTAACGACCCCATCGGCAAGTGCTGGATCGGTTACGGTGCCTCAGGTGTCGGTCTACGCCACTGGTCTGACATGTTAGCCAATCCGCGACGTCCGGTAGCTCAGTGGCACGTACTGCAACCAGAGGAAGAGGTCGATGCTGCTCTCAAGGCTCCCATTCGCTAA
- the syt5a gene encoding synaptotagmin Va isoform X2 produces the protein MGRLKEKGRDRELWDISLVNIVGLELNTYGCIIPLILKELRKERAMMRLLNMVGTRVRRAAEEESKEPPAPPPPSHHSNHQFASMKNKFFNELTHLPMPMWAVGAIVVVVLTLIACMGFCIYKKCFNKGKKTKKVRERKAGRGRKKKDKDGEDGEEKKEGEEGKEEEEKENFGKLEYTLDYNFTDNQLIVGILQAQDLAAMDMGGTSDPYVKVYMLPDKKKKFETKVQRKNLCPVFNETFIFKVPYTELGGQTLVLQVFDFDRFGKHDVIGEIKIPMNSVDLAQPIHEWKDLIGGEKEEQEKLGDICISLRYVPTAGKLTVNIMEAKNLKKMDVGGLSDPFVKVVLQHNGKRLKKKKTSVKQNTLNPYFNESFSFEIPFSQIQKVQVIITVYDYDKLGSNDPIGKCWIGYGASGVGLRHWSDMLANPRRPVAQWHVLQPEEEVDAALKAPIR, from the exons ATGGGGAGATTAAAAGAGAAGGGGAGGGACAGAGAGTTGTGGGACATCTCTTTAGTCAACATTGTTGGGTTGGAGCTCAATACATATGGATGCATTATACCATTAATCTTGAAAGAACTGAGAAAAGAAAG AGCAATGATGCGATTGCTCAACATGGTGGGCACACGAGTCCGCAGGGCAGCGGAGGAGGAAAGCAAGGAGCCCCCGGCACCCCCACCTCCCTCACATCATTCTAACCATCAGTTTGCAAGCATGAAGAACAAGTTTTTCAATGAACTCACTCACTTGCCCA TGCCCATGTGGGCAGTTGGTGCCATTGTGGTGGTTGTCCTCACCCTCATTGCCTGCATGGGATTTTGCATCTACAAAAAGTGCTTCAACAAAGGTAAGAAGACCAAGAAGGTTAGAGAAAGAAAAGCTGGTCGAGGACGCAAGAAGAAGGACAAGGATGGAGAGGATGGAGAAGAAAAGAAG GAAGGAGAAGAAggaaaagaagaggaggagaaagaaaacTTTGGCAAATTGGAGTACACGTTGGACTATAATTTCACTGATAATCAG CTGATAGTAGGCATCCTGCAGGCTCAGGATTTGGCAGCAATGGACATGGGTGGAACTTCAGACCCGTACGTTAAAGTATACATGCTgccagacaaaaagaaaaagtttgagACCAAAGTCCAGAGAAAGAACCTCTGTCCTGTTTTTAATGAGACCTTCATCTTCAAG GTACCTTACACAGAATTGGGTGGTCAGACACTGGTGCTTCAAGTTTTTGACTTTGACCGCTTTGGCAAACATGATGTCATTGGTGAGATCAAAATTCCCATGAACAGTGTGGACCTCGCGCAACCCATACACGAATGGAAAGATTTAATTGGAGGAGAAAAAGAGGAG CAAGAGAAGCTAGGAGACATCTGCATTTCGCTCCGCTACGTCCCCACAGCTGGCAAGTTAACCGTGAACATCATGGAAGCGAAGAACTTGAAAAAGATGGATGTTGGCGGCTTGTCTG ATCCCTTTGTGAAAGTGGTGTTGCAGCACAATGGAAAGcgcctgaagaagaagaagacgtcAGTGAAACAAAACACACTAAATCCATACTTCAATGAGAGCTTTAGCTTTGAGATTCCCTTCTCTCAGATTCAG AAAGTTCAGGTGATCATCACAGTGTACGACTACGACAAACTAGGAAGTAACGACCCCATCGGCAAGTGCTGGATCGGTTACGGTGCCTCAGGTGTCGGTCTACGCCACTGGTCTGACATGTTAGCCAATCCGCGACGTCCGGTAGCTCAGTGGCACGTACTGCAACCAGAGGAAGAGGTCGATGCTGCTCTCAAGGCTCCCATTCGCTAA
- the aldh16a1 gene encoding aldehyde dehydrogenase family 16 member A1, with product MAGTTTTVHDIFQTMEYGPAATSNTATAQAWLDKYSRTLGLFIDGKFVHPPNRQTRSLMDSKGVVVCSTLCALEDDISQCASSATRGFESWSSSHSCYLRSKILLRLASILGQHGQCLSELCDLCQVPCSSSTILRMLQYYTGWAQLRDTLIGNWSPLGVVLVVVSDDCTFYSLMLKILPAIAMGNSVIVVPGQSSAPPVLLLAQLFMTCGFPDGVLNVLTGPDMSLATDVAQNPAISFVTYSGNKQDGVKLCKATAGMGVPVSVTPNIGPTCPIIIFESADIDSAIDDVIETAFMKNKAVHWVLCVQESVHDSVVARLRLRMAGLKCVALPSDGARLLVDTAVQDAQSKGVTLVQSCAVPCGAQYPPTVLCGAAPSLQCVVSPSPGPLLPLMTFRSNTEAVTLGNHSPHGQAACIWTEDLTLALETSKSLSVGSVWVNSHPLSDPCLPASGHKDSGTCTDGGQEGLYQFLRPSSYPVLSRTLPVALDYANFGSDTSQVMIPDENASILKYYTHYIGGKACKSVSGANMELYPLGGGNLLGYCPNGGRKDVRNAVEAAIKVQPGWMKKSPMARAQSIQSLAKGLEGKRVELATSINAHTGLRVDHAHMEVNLSIERLSDWAAYCDKMDGRTLHVPQSGSGFAIPEALGVVGVVLPKEQPLLAMVTLLGAALASGNAIIVVPSQECPLPAVSFIQVLLSADLPPGLVNIITGKRDQLTKALANHSVIKAIWYWGNNEGCQYLQHSCTSPLKTLRLFCQTDKDGNHRALNWHNSALEDWWRNSVQWKSVWIPTA from the exons ATGGCCGGAACCACCACAACTGTGCACGATATTTTTCAGACCATGGAATATGGACCAGCTGCAACCTCTAACACTGCCACTGCACAG GCTTGGCTGGATAAATATTCCCGTACTCTCGGTCTATTTATTGATGGCAAATTCGTCCATCCGCCAAACAGACAGACTCGCTCCTTGATGGACTCGAAAG GTGTTGTTGTGTGTAGCACACTGTGTGCCCTGGAAGATGATATTTCCCAATGTGCATCCTCTGCCACGAGAGGCTTCGAGTCTTGGAGCTCGTCTCATTCCTGTTACCTGAGATCCAAAATTCTGCTCAG ATTAGCCAGCATTCTCGGGCAGCACGGCCAGTGTCTGAGTGAGCTATGTGACCTCTGTCAGGTGCCCTGCTCCTCTTCTACTATCCTCAGAATGTTGCAGTACTACACCGGCTGGGCTCAGCTCAGAGACACTCTCATTGGAAACTGGTCACCGCTCG GTGTGGTTTTAGTAGTTGTTTCTGATGACTGCACATTCTATTCTCTGATGCTCAAAATCTTACCAGCAATAGCCATGG GCAACTCTGTCATCGTTGTCCCTGGTCAAAGCAGCGCCCCTCCGGTACTTTTATTGGCTCAGCTTTTTATGACCTGCGGCTTTCCTGATGGGGTTCTCAATGTATTAACTGGCCCTGACATGTCACTGGCTACTGATGTTGCCCAGAACCCCGCCATTAGCTTTGTCACCTATAGCGGCAACAAGCAG GATGGTGTCAAGCTCTGTAAAGCTACAGCAGGAATGGGAGTTCCAGTATCTGTCACCCCAAACATTGGCCCCACGTGTCCTATCATCATTTTTGAGTCTGCTGACATTGacagtgccattgatgatgtGATAGAGACTGCGTTCATGAAGAATAAAGCA GTGCACTGGGTGTTGTGTGTGCAGGAGAGCGTGCACGACAGCGTGGTGGCCCGTCTAAGGCTGCGAATGGCAGGCTTGAAGTGTGTAGCGCTTCCCAGTGATGGGGCTAGGCTGCTTGTGGATACCGCAGTGCAAGATGCACAAAGCAAAGGGGTCACG TTGGTGCAGTCCTGTGCTGTCCCCTGTGGTGCACAGTATCCTCCTACAGTCCTCTGTGGAGCCGCCCCTTCTTTGCAATGTGTGGTCTCGCCCTCCCCTGGCCCACTTCTTCCTCTAATGACTTTCAGAAGTAATACGGAAGCAGTGACTTTGG GGAATCATAGTCCACACGGGCAAGCAGCTTGTATCTGGACTGAAGACCTCACTTTGGCATTGGAAACATCTAAgag TTTGTCTGTTGGCTCAGTGTGGGTGAACTCGCACCCTTTATCTGATCCCTGTCTGCCTGCTTCTGGTCACAAAGACAGCGGCACATGTACCGATGGAGGCCAGGAG GGGCTGTATCAGTTTCTACGGCCATCCTCTTACCCTGTTCTTTCTCGTACATTACCCGTTGCTCTGGATTACGCGAACTTTGGATCTGACACATCCCAAGTTATGATTCCGGATGAAAATGCCAG TATTCTGAAGTACTACACGCACTATATTGGTGGCAAGGCGTGTAAATCGGTGTCTGGTGCTAATATGGAGCTGTATCCACTGGGAGGCGGTAACTTGTTAGGCTACTGTCCCAATGGAGGCCGGAAAGATGTCAGGAATGCTGTGGAAGCAGCTATCAAAGTTCAGCCAGG CTGGATGAAAAAGAGTCCAATGGCACGTGCCCAGTCCATTCAGTCTCTGGCCAAAGGTCTTGAAGGAAAACGGGTGGAATTAGCAACTTCTATCAATGCTCATACTGGCCTACGTGTGGACCATGCACATATGGAGGTGAATCTCAGCATCGAAAGGCTCAGTGATTGGGCAGCATACTGTGACAAGATGGATGGGAGAACTCTG CACGTACCACAGTCTGGCTCTGGATTTGCTATCCCTGAAGCACTGGGAGTTGTGGGTGTGGTCCTTCCCAAAGAGCAACCCCTCCTTGCCATGGTAACACTTCTTGGAGCAGCCCTCGCCTCTGGAAACGCCATCATTGTGGTACCCAGTCAGGAATGTCCACTGCCCGCTGTGTCATTTATTCAG GTGCTCCTTTCCGCAGATCTGCCACCAGGCTTGGTAAACATCATTACAGGAAAAAGGGACCAGTTGACAAAGGCTTTGGCCAACCACAGTGTCATCAAGGCCATTTGGTACTGGGGCAATAATGAG GGTTGCCAATACCTCCAGCACAGCTGTACCAGCCCACTGAAAACACTGCGTCTCTTCTGCCAAACAGACAAGGATGGGAATCATAGAGCCCTAAACTGGCACAACTCTGCACTGGAAGATTGGTGGAGGAATTCAGTTCAGTGGAAGAGTGTATGGATTCCTACAGCATAA
- the LOC144209130 gene encoding ferritin, middle subunit, with product MEFQVRQNYHRDCEAAINRMVNMELFASYNYTSMAYYFSRDDVALPGFAHFFKENSEEEREHAEKLLSFQNKRGGRIFLQDVKKPEKDEWGSGLEAMQCALQLEKNVNQAILEVHRLASEHNDPHLCDFLESNYLNEQVESIKKLGDYISNLSRMNAQTDKMAEYLFDKHTLGGKS from the exons ATGGAGTTTCAAGTGCGTCAAAACTACCATCGCGATTGCGAGGCCGCCATTAACCGAATGGTGAACATGGAGCTTTTTGCTTCATACAATTACACTTCAATG GCCTATTACTTCTCACGGGACGATGTAGCCCTGCCAGGCTTTGCCCATTTCTTCAAGGAGAACAGTGAGGAAGAGAGGGAGCATGCTGAGAAGCTGCTTTCCTTTCAGAACAAAAGAGGTGGACGTATCTTCCTCCAGGATGTCAAA AAACCAGAGAAGGATGAATGGGGCAGTGGTCTTGAGGCTATGCAGTGTGCCCTTCAGTTGGAGAAAAATGTCAACCAGGCAATCTTGGAAGTGCACAGGCTGGCTTCTGAACACAATGACCCCCAT CTGTGCGATTTCTTGGAGAGCAACTACTTGAACGAGCAGGTAGAGTCCATTAAGAAGTTGGGCGACTACATCAGCAACCTGAGCCGCATGAATGCCCAGACCGACAAGATGGCTGAATACCTGTTTGACAAGCATACTCTGGGTGGCAAGAGCTAA